The sequence AGCAGCGACGCCGCGGCCAGGCCGCTGGCGCGCTCGAGCAGCAGCCGCGCGTCGAGCTCCGGCGTGCCGATCCCCGCGGCCGCGAGCCGCGAGCTGCCGGCCGCGAGGGCCTCGCCGACGACCGCCGTCACGCCCCTCCCCCGCTGAGCGCCGCCGCCTGGTAGTGCGAGGTCAGCGCGTCGATCATCTCCTGGATGTCGCCCTCGAGGAAGGACTCGAGGCGGTGGATGGTGAGGCCGATGCGGTGATCGGTCACGCGGTTCTGCGGGAAGTTGTAGGTGCGGATGCGCTCGCTGCGGTCGCCGGTGCCGACCATGCCCTTGCGCTCGGAGGCGCGCCTGGCGGCGGCCTCCTCCTCCATGCGGTCCTTGAGGCGCGCGCGCAGGATGCGCAGGCCCTTGGCCTTGTTCTTGTGCTGGGACTTCTCGTCCTGGCAGGAGACGACGAGCCCGGTCGGCAGGTGCGTGATGCGCACCGCCGAGTCCGTCGTGTTGACGCTCTGCCCGCCCGGCCCCGAGGACCGGAAGACGTCGATGCGCAGCTCCTCCGGCTTGATCTCGACCTCGACCTCCTCGGCCTCGGGCAGGACGGCCACGGTCACCGCGGAGGTGTGGATCCGGCCGCTGGCCTCGGTCACGGGGACGCGCTGGACGCGGTGCACGCCGGCCTCGTACTTGAGCAGGCTGTAGGCGCCCCGGCCCTCGACGAGCGCGATGACCTCCTTGAGCCCGCCGATGCCGGTCGCGGTCTGGCTCATGATCTCGATCCGCCAGCGGCGCCCCTCGGCGTAGCGCGTGTACATGCGGAAGAGCTCCGCTGCGAAGAGCGCCGCCTCGTCGCCGCCGGTGCCGCCCCGGATCTCGAGAAACACGTTCTTGTCGTCGTTGGGGTCGCGCGGCGTCAGCAGCACGCGCAGCTCGCGCTCGATCTCCTCGAGCCGACCCGCCAGCTCGGCCAGCTCCTCCTGGGCCAGGGCGCGCAGTTCCGCGTCCCCCTCCTCGAGCAGGGCGCGGCTCTCCTCGCGACGCGTGCGCACCGCCTGGTGCTCGCGGAACTTCTCGACGATCGGCGCCAGCCCGCCGCGCTCGATCATCAACTCGCGGTAGCGCTGCCGGTCGGCGAGCACCGCCGGGTCCGCCAGCAACGCGTCGATCTCCTCGAAGCGCCGCTCGACCTCGGCCAGCTTAGTGAACACCGCGCCTCCCTTGCGCCGCGCGGGGCTCCGACAGCAACGGCCGCTCCGCGCCCGCCGCCCAGCCGCGATAGGCCGCGCGGACGTCCTTGAGGCGCCCGCAGGTCATCTTCCCCTCGGGGCACGGTCCAATGACGCACCGGGGGCCGCTGCCTTCGAAGAGCACGGGCGCGGCCGCGCGGGCCAGCCCGAGCATGCGCTCGGCCAGCTCGCGGATCTCCCACTGCGCGCGCCGGCAGCAGCGCATCTGGAAGAAGTGGCGCAGCTCCCGCGCGTTCATGGTGACGATGAGGCGCGTCGCGGCAGCGTTCGGCAGCACGAAGCGCGCGTCCTCGGCGGGAACCCCGGCCTCGAGCAGCTCACGG is a genomic window of bacterium containing:
- the prfA gene encoding peptide chain release factor 1: MFTKLAEVERRFEEIDALLADPAVLADRQRYRELMIERGGLAPIVEKFREHQAVRTRREESRALLEEGDAELRALAQEELAELAGRLEEIERELRVLLTPRDPNDDKNVFLEIRGGTGGDEAALFAAELFRMYTRYAEGRRWRIEIMSQTATGIGGLKEVIALVEGRGAYSLLKYEAGVHRVQRVPVTEASGRIHTSAVTVAVLPEAEEVEVEIKPEELRIDVFRSSGPGGQSVNTTDSAVRITHLPTGLVVSCQDEKSQHKNKAKGLRILRARLKDRMEEEAAARRASERKGMVGTGDRSERIRTYNFPQNRVTDHRIGLTIHRLESFLEGDIQEMIDALTSHYQAAALSGGGA